The genomic segment CCTATTTTTTGGCCCAAAAAGCACTCTATCATCCTTCTACATTTATTCGTACTCAGTTGTTGAAAGAAAGACCCTATAATGAAGAACTTAAGATTGTTGCTGATTGGGAAGAAATGGTCTATGAATTACTATTGAGAAATCGTACTTATAAACAATTGGATTTTATTGTGTCTGACTTCAACACAGAAGGGGTATCATCCAATGCAGGATATCAAGAATTGCAAAATAAAGAACGTTCCCAGGTGTTGCATGCTTTGTTTACTCCACTCGTTGTAGATGCGTTGCTTGGTGCTTCCAAATTTGAACAGCGTATACTGTATGCTTTGACGAAAGAGAAAAAATGGAAACGTGACCTTAAAATGCTGCGTAATCTTTTAAAGGTGATTCCTGTGGATTTCTTTCATTACATTTTTGGAGGAAGGAAGTAGTTTGGGGAAATATTACTCCTCCTTCCACAACTTTAGCGCCGCTGCCACCGTATCATCCATATCCGCATACGTATATTGTGCCAATCTGCCGCCGAATAAAACTTTCTCCTGTTGCTGGGACAGCCTTTGATATTGGTTGAAAATCCGGGTATTATTCTCATCGTTTACCGGATAATAAGGCTCTTTTCCCGGCTCGAAATCATCAGGATATTCATAAGTGATTACGGTGGAGGGCTGTTTGCCGAACTCAAAATGCTTGTGTTCGATAATACGGGTGTAAGGAGTTTCACGATCGGTATAGTTTACGACAGCATTGCCCTGAAAGTCTTCTACATCTGCCAGGCGCTTGTGTTCAAATCGTAGACTGCGGTACTCCAGATGACCGCACGCATAATTGAAATACTCGTCAATGCAACCGGTGTAGAGCACCTTCTCTGCCAAAGGGTCCAGTTCCTTACGGTGTTCCATATAGTCGATGCCGGTGCGGACTTCGATACCTTCCAGCAAGGCATCGATTAAGCGGTTGTAACCACCGACAGGAATACCCTGATACGGATCGTTAAAGTAATTATTATCAAAGATGAAGCGGAAAGGGATGCGTTTGATGATAAATGCCGGTAACTCTGTGGCAGAACGTCCCCATTGCTTCTCCGTATATCCTTTTATCAGTTGCCGGTAAATATCCTCTCCGCAAAGTTTCAATGCTTGTTCTTCCAAATTCTGCGGACAGGTGATGTGGGCATATTCCTTGCACTGTTCTTGTATCTTTGCTTTGGCTTCTGCCGGGGTGCGCACTCCCCACAGCTGATAGAAAGTGTTCATGTTGAAAGGAAGATTATACAGTTTCCCCTTATAATTGGCAATCGGTGAGTTGGTATATCTGTTGAATTCAACAAGGCGGTTGACATAGTTCCACACTTCTTTATTGTCTGTATGGAAAATGTGGGCACCGTATTTGTGCACATTGATTCCGTCTACTTCTTCACAGTAGATATTACCACCGGTGTGAGTACGCTTTTCTATCACAAGGCATTTTCTACCGGCTTTATGGGCTTCGTGAGCGAATACGGCTCCGAACAGGCCGCTGCCGACAATCAGGTAATCGTATGGTTTCATCCTTCTTTGAATTAGTTTGGTATAGGCCACAAAGTTATAATAAAAAAGGTAAGAAGTTATAATATAGTCAGGTTTTCATTTTTCGCGATTCTGAAGCTGTTATGGCTATATGTTCTTGAATATTGGTTAAAACACGTTTATAGATAATTTTTTATCCCTATCTTTGCCCCCAGTACAAACGTAATGAATTAACTGCTTGACCGAATGAAAGAATTCCTCCGACTTTTGCGGCGTTTTGTTCCGCCTTATAAGAAATATCTGATAGGAGCACTGTTCCTGAACCTGTTATCGGCAATTCTGAATATATTTTCTTTTGCGTTGATTATTCCTATTCTCCAGATACTTTTCAAGATGGATACCAAGACCTACGAGTTCATTCCTTGGGATGCGGTAGGCGTTAACCTGAAAGATATAGCGGTCAATAACTTCTACTACTACGTCACCGAGCTGATAGCCTCGCAGGGCGGTTCGCTGACGTTGCTGATTCTGGGTGTCTTTCTGGCGGTGATGACTCTGCTGAAAGCCTTTTCCTATTTTGCTTCTTCGGCGGTGATGATTCCCCTCCGTACGGGGGTGGTTCGTGATATCCGCGCGCAGGTATATAACAAGGTGTTGCATCTTCCTTTGAGTTTCTTCTCCGAAGAGCGGAAGGGCGACATCATTGCCCGCATGAGCGGTGATGTGACCGAGGTGGAAACGTCCGTAACCAGTTCGCTGGACATGCTGATAAAGAACCCGATACTGATTATAGCTTATTTTGGAACGTTGATAGCCATCAGTTGGCAGTTGACATTGTTCACATTGCTGGTGCTTCCGGGCATGGGCTGGATAATGGGGACGGTGGGCAAGAAACTGAAACGGCAGTCGCTGGATGCGCAGGCAAAGTGGAGTGACACCATGTCGCAACTGGAAGAGACGTTGGGCGGGCTGCGCATCATCAAAGCCTTTATTGCCGAAAACAAAATGATGGAGCGTTTCAATAAGTGCAGCAACGAGTACCGCGACGCCATCAACCGGGTGGCTACCCGTCAGGCATTGGCGCATCCCATGAGCGAATTTCTGGGTACATGTGTCATCGTTATCGTGCTGTGGTTCGGCGGTACGCTGATCCTCAGCAACAGTTCGACGATTGACGCTCCTTCGTTCATCTATTATTTGGTGATACTGTACAGCGTTATCAACCCGTTGAAGGAATTCTCCAAAGCCGGATACAACATACCCAAAGGGCTTGCGTCTATGGAACGCATCGACAAGATACTTTTCGCGGAGAATCCCATTAAGGAGCCTGCCCGGCCGAAGCCGCTTTCTTCACTGAAAGACAAAGTGGAATTCAAGGACATCAGTTTTAGCTACGACGGTTCGCGCCAGGTGTTGAAGCATATCAATCTGACTGTGCCCAAGGGCAAGACCATTGCACTGGTGGGGCAATCCGGTTCCGGCAAATCGACGTTGGTCGATTTGCTGCCCCGTTACCATGATGTGCAGTCAGGCGAAATAAGGATAGACGGGCTGAACATCAAGGAAATGCGTATCTCTGATTTGCGCGGGCTGATTGGAAACGTCAATCAGGAGGCTATTCTCTTCAATGATACGTTCTTCAACAACATCGCTTTCGGCGTGGAGAATGCCACCATGGAGCAGGTTGTCGAAGCTGCCAAAATAGCCAATGCGCACGATTTCATCATGGACACCGAGAAAGGGTACGACACCAATATCGGCGATCGCGGCGGTAAGCTCTCCGGCGGACAGCGCCAACGTATCAGCATTGCACGCGCCATTCTCAAAAACCCGCCTATACTGATTCTGGATGAGGCCACTTCTGCGCTGGATACGGAGTCGGAGCGCTTGGTGCAAGAGGCTTTGGAGCGCTTGATGAAAACCCGCACTACCATTGCCATTGCGCACCGTCTTTCCACGATTAAGAATGCGGATGAGATCTGCGTGCTCTATGAGGGAGAAATTGTGGAACGCGGCAAGCACGAGGAACTTCTCGCCAAGAATGGCTACTACAAGAAGCTGAACGACATGCAGTCTTTGGGATAAGGCTGCCGCTTGTCGGTTTTTTTATGTTTTTCTCGTCACTCGTCACCGATGATGCCTATCCCTTTGCCGGAAGGGGATAGAGGGTGTGTTGACAACAGTGACGACAGTGTCCGGTACCATGTAGTTCACCGTTGGTTTACTTGGAATAAACTTCCGATTTATTAGTATTAAACCGGAAGTTTATTAGTATTAAATTGACAGTTTATTGGTATTAAACCGGCAGTTTATTCCAAGTAAACAATAATAAACTTCAAACGCATTGATTATCAGTGTGCTGAAACCTACCTGCGCATGCACATTAATATCGGGTAAGAAGAAGGGGGGAGGGAAGAGTCTTTCTATGTTATTTTCTTCCGAAGTCTGCGGGGATTTCTCCCCATTGCCGGGTTTCCCATTTGAGTATGGGTGTGGAATAGGTGTTTTCGCGCAGCCATTTCTCGGCACGCTCTATCAGTTGGAAAAGTTCTTCGGTCTTGGGGTCGCGGGGCAGTTTGGTCTTACATTTCTTCTGTTTCACCCAGTTGATGGCATTGGCGCTGTCGCTGTAAATGGGCATATCAAAGCCTTTCTGCTTCAGCAGGGCAAGGCCATGGACAATGGCAAGAAACTCTCCGATGTTATTGGTGCCGTACATGGGGCCGAAGTGGAAGACCTGCTGGCGGCTGGCGACGTGCACCCCCCGGTATTCCATTGCACCGGGATTTCCGCTGCATGCGGCATCTACGGCAAGACTGTTTTCGAGGACTGCGGTCGGGTAGGGAGCATCTGCGTCGTGAGACTGTCCGGGTTTTTTGTTGCCGGTGGATGCGTTACGCTTGATGTAGTCGTACGGTGATGAGGCAAAGGCTTTTTCCGCTTCTTCGCGCGTGTCGAACGATTTGTATTTCGCTCCTTCGTAGCCTTTGGTCTGCAGCTGGCAGTCGGTCCAGGAGGTATAAATGCCCGGAGTGCCGCCGGCCCATACAACGTAGAATTTCTCTTTTTTCATAACTTGCGGCAAAGGTACAAATATATTCCGCAAAATCGAACAACTTGTTTCTTTCACTTGTTATTTCTACAATAGGATAAAAACAATAATGAAAGAGAAATATATGAAAAGAACCTTTGCAGAAGCGCTGGAACACCGGCGTAGTTATTACTCCATCGGCAGTGACTCTCCCGTTTTGGACGAGGAGGTGGTGCATATTGTCCGTACGGCAGTGAAGAACGTGCCGTCGGCTTTTAATTCGCAGTCAACCAGAATTGTGTTGTTGCTGGGCGATGAGCATAAGAAATTGTGGGATATTGTGAAAAGTACCCTGAAACAGCGCATCCCGTCCGATGCTTTTGCAAAGACGGAAGCCAAAATTGACGGATGCTTTGCCGCCGGGCATGGCACTGTGCTCTATTTTGAAGACACTGCGGTTGTAAAGAATTTGCAAGAGGCTTTTCCCTCTTACGCCGAGAACTTCCCAACCTGGTCGCAGCACACATCGGCCATGCATCAGTTTGCCATTTGGACGATGCTCGAAGATGCCGGCCTGGGAGCTTCGTTGCAGCACTATAACCCGCTGATTGATGAGGAGGTGCGCCGCACTTGGAATTTGCCCGGAAGCTGGATGCTGATAGCCGAAATGCCTTTTGGCACACCGACTGCCGAACCCGGAGAAAAGGAATTCGGGGAATTGAGCGAACGGATTAAAATTTTCCGCTGATAGTGGGGTAGTCTCACTATGGAATTGCTTATCTTTGCTTGAAAAGCGAAGATAAGCTGCACTTTGGCATAAAAAATGAACAAGTTCATTTTATTCTGCTCTCAGTTTGCTTATCTTTGCCTGCAAACGGTAAGCAATTATGATACGTATCTTTTTGACCGGCTACATGGGAGCCGGTAAAACTACTTTGGGAAAGGCTTTTGCCCGCGAACTGAATGTACCTTTTATCGATTTGGACTGGTACATAGAAGAACGTTTTCACAAATCTATTCGTGAATTGTTCGCAGAGCGGGGAGAGGCCTCTTTTCGTGAACTGGAACGGAGTATGCTGCACGAGGTGTCCGAGTTTGAGGATGTCATTGTTTCCACAGGCGGCGGCACTCCTTGTTTTTTTGACAATATGGATTACATGAACCGGCATGGGCAAACCGTTTTCCTTGACGTGCACCCTGATATATTGTTCAACCGCCTGCGGGTGGCAACCCGGCAACGCCCTATCCTGCAAGGAAAGACCGATGAGGAATTGCGTTCCTTCATTGTGGAGGCGCTGGACAAACGGGCTCCTTTTTATTCGCAGGCCCGTTACCGTTTTGATGCCGGAAGGCTGGAAAGCAGGCGCCAGATAGCCGGGTCTGTGCAGGAGTTGCGTGCTCTATTGAATGTTTAATTCCTTGTAAACGTGTGTTTTTCACTCGAAAAGGCAGGATGTTCCGGATTTATATGTATTTTTGTACCCCTTTTTATAAATACAAATTACT from the Bacteroides eggerthii genome contains:
- a CDS encoding glycosyltransferase family 2 protein, whose translation is MTVSIITIGLNNEYGYRMTLSSIIKQTCKDYELIVVDGGSTDGSLEIIQSFSSYISHLISEKDRGIYHAMNKGIKCASGKYCLFLNSGDTFHDADVLGRVCDNLSGADFYSGHLQRFNKRKCWINYSPKRVTAYFLAQKALYHPSTFIRTQLLKERPYNEELKIVADWEEMVYELLLRNRTYKQLDFIVSDFNTEGVSSNAGYQELQNKERSQVLHALFTPLVVDALLGASKFEQRILYALTKEKKWKRDLKMLRNLLKVIPVDFFHYIFGGRK
- a CDS encoding shikimate kinase, translated to MIRIFLTGYMGAGKTTLGKAFARELNVPFIDLDWYIEERFHKSIRELFAERGEASFRELERSMLHEVSEFEDVIVSTGGGTPCFFDNMDYMNRHGQTVFLDVHPDILFNRLRVATRQRPILQGKTDEELRSFIVEALDKRAPFYSQARYRFDAGRLESRRQIAGSVQELRALLNV
- a CDS encoding viroplasmin family protein, producing MKKEKFYVVWAGGTPGIYTSWTDCQLQTKGYEGAKYKSFDTREEAEKAFASSPYDYIKRNASTGNKKPGQSHDADAPYPTAVLENSLAVDAACSGNPGAMEYRGVHVASRQQVFHFGPMYGTNNIGEFLAIVHGLALLKQKGFDMPIYSDSANAINWVKQKKCKTKLPRDPKTEELFQLIERAEKWLRENTYSTPILKWETRQWGEIPADFGRK
- the glf gene encoding UDP-galactopyranose mutase yields the protein MKPYDYLIVGSGLFGAVFAHEAHKAGRKCLVIEKRTHTGGNIYCEEVDGINVHKYGAHIFHTDNKEVWNYVNRLVEFNRYTNSPIANYKGKLYNLPFNMNTFYQLWGVRTPAEAKAKIQEQCKEYAHITCPQNLEEQALKLCGEDIYRQLIKGYTEKQWGRSATELPAFIIKRIPFRFIFDNNYFNDPYQGIPVGGYNRLIDALLEGIEVRTGIDYMEHRKELDPLAEKVLYTGCIDEYFNYACGHLEYRSLRFEHKRLADVEDFQGNAVVNYTDRETPYTRIIEHKHFEFGKQPSTVITYEYPDDFEPGKEPYYPVNDENNTRIFNQYQRLSQQQEKVLFGGRLAQYTYADMDDTVAAALKLWKEE
- a CDS encoding nitroreductase family protein — encoded protein: MKRTFAEALEHRRSYYSIGSDSPVLDEEVVHIVRTAVKNVPSAFNSQSTRIVLLLGDEHKKLWDIVKSTLKQRIPSDAFAKTEAKIDGCFAAGHGTVLYFEDTAVVKNLQEAFPSYAENFPTWSQHTSAMHQFAIWTMLEDAGLGASLQHYNPLIDEEVRRTWNLPGSWMLIAEMPFGTPTAEPGEKEFGELSERIKIFR
- a CDS encoding ABC transporter ATP-binding protein gives rise to the protein MKEFLRLLRRFVPPYKKYLIGALFLNLLSAILNIFSFALIIPILQILFKMDTKTYEFIPWDAVGVNLKDIAVNNFYYYVTELIASQGGSLTLLILGVFLAVMTLLKAFSYFASSAVMIPLRTGVVRDIRAQVYNKVLHLPLSFFSEERKGDIIARMSGDVTEVETSVTSSLDMLIKNPILIIAYFGTLIAISWQLTLFTLLVLPGMGWIMGTVGKKLKRQSLDAQAKWSDTMSQLEETLGGLRIIKAFIAENKMMERFNKCSNEYRDAINRVATRQALAHPMSEFLGTCVIVIVLWFGGTLILSNSSTIDAPSFIYYLVILYSVINPLKEFSKAGYNIPKGLASMERIDKILFAENPIKEPARPKPLSSLKDKVEFKDISFSYDGSRQVLKHINLTVPKGKTIALVGQSGSGKSTLVDLLPRYHDVQSGEIRIDGLNIKEMRISDLRGLIGNVNQEAILFNDTFFNNIAFGVENATMEQVVEAAKIANAHDFIMDTEKGYDTNIGDRGGKLSGGQRQRISIARAILKNPPILILDEATSALDTESERLVQEALERLMKTRTTIAIAHRLSTIKNADEICVLYEGEIVERGKHEELLAKNGYYKKLNDMQSLG